A single region of the Sciurus carolinensis chromosome 16, mSciCar1.2, whole genome shotgun sequence genome encodes:
- the Bloc1s3 gene encoding biogenesis of lysosome-related organelles complex 1 subunit 3 isoform X1: protein MALGDCVDPSPLPGLRAMASQGRRRRPPRRPGTVVPGEAAETDSELSASSSEEELYLGPSGPTRGRPTGLRVAGEAAETDSDPEPEPTAAPKDLPPLVVQRESAREAWAAEEAPAPAPARSLLQLRLAESQARLDHNVAATVSGVYRRAGRDVAALARRLAAAQMAGLAAAHSVRLARGDLCALAERLDIVASCCLLPDIRGVPGTEPEQDPGPRA, encoded by the exons ATGGCCTTGGGCGATTGTGTTGACCCCTCACCCTTGCCCGGG CTCCGCGCCATGGCGTCCCAGGGTCGTCGGCGGAGGCCGCCGCGGAGGCCGGGGACCGTGGTGCCTGGGGAGGCGGCTGAGACGGACTCCGAGCTCTCTGCGTCCTCGTCGGAGGAGGAGTTGTACTTGGGCCCTTCTGGCCCGACACGCGGCCGACCCACGGGGCTGAGGGTAGCCGGGGAGGCCGCAGAGACCGACTCGGACCCGGAGCCAGAGCCGACTGCTGCGCCGAAGGACCTGCCTCCGCTTGTGGTGCAGCGGGAGTCGGCGAGGGAGGCCTGGGCGGCCGAGGAAGCCCCGGCACCGGCCCCCGCGCGCTCGCTGTTGCAGCTCCGGCTGGCCGAGAGCCAGGCGCGGCTGGACCACAACGTGGCCGCTACTGTGAGCGGCGTGTACCGCCGTGCGGGTCGGGACGTGGCCGCTTTGGCCAGGAGACTGGCGGCCGCCCAGATGGCGGGATTGGCAGCCGCCCACAGCGTGCGCCTGGCGCGCGGGGACCTGTGCGCTCTGGCCGAGCGTTTGGACATCGTGGCTAGCTGCTGCCTGCTGCCGGATATCCGCGGTGTGCCGGGAACCGAGCCTGAGCAAGACCCAGGACCTCGGGCCTGA
- the Bloc1s3 gene encoding biogenesis of lysosome-related organelles complex 1 subunit 3 isoform X2, with translation MSPRSWRTLRAMASQGRRRRPPRRPGTVVPGEAAETDSELSASSSEEELYLGPSGPTRGRPTGLRVAGEAAETDSDPEPEPTAAPKDLPPLVVQRESAREAWAAEEAPAPAPARSLLQLRLAESQARLDHNVAATVSGVYRRAGRDVAALARRLAAAQMAGLAAAHSVRLARGDLCALAERLDIVASCCLLPDIRGVPGTEPEQDPGPRA, from the exons ATGAGCCCGCGTTCCTGGAGGACG CTCCGCGCCATGGCGTCCCAGGGTCGTCGGCGGAGGCCGCCGCGGAGGCCGGGGACCGTGGTGCCTGGGGAGGCGGCTGAGACGGACTCCGAGCTCTCTGCGTCCTCGTCGGAGGAGGAGTTGTACTTGGGCCCTTCTGGCCCGACACGCGGCCGACCCACGGGGCTGAGGGTAGCCGGGGAGGCCGCAGAGACCGACTCGGACCCGGAGCCAGAGCCGACTGCTGCGCCGAAGGACCTGCCTCCGCTTGTGGTGCAGCGGGAGTCGGCGAGGGAGGCCTGGGCGGCCGAGGAAGCCCCGGCACCGGCCCCCGCGCGCTCGCTGTTGCAGCTCCGGCTGGCCGAGAGCCAGGCGCGGCTGGACCACAACGTGGCCGCTACTGTGAGCGGCGTGTACCGCCGTGCGGGTCGGGACGTGGCCGCTTTGGCCAGGAGACTGGCGGCCGCCCAGATGGCGGGATTGGCAGCCGCCCACAGCGTGCGCCTGGCGCGCGGGGACCTGTGCGCTCTGGCCGAGCGTTTGGACATCGTGGCTAGCTGCTGCCTGCTGCCGGATATCCGCGGTGTGCCGGGAACCGAGCCTGAGCAAGACCCAGGACCTCGGGCCTGA
- the Bloc1s3 gene encoding biogenesis of lysosome-related organelles complex 1 subunit 3 isoform X3 — MASQGRRRRPPRRPGTVVPGEAAETDSELSASSSEEELYLGPSGPTRGRPTGLRVAGEAAETDSDPEPEPTAAPKDLPPLVVQRESAREAWAAEEAPAPAPARSLLQLRLAESQARLDHNVAATVSGVYRRAGRDVAALARRLAAAQMAGLAAAHSVRLARGDLCALAERLDIVASCCLLPDIRGVPGTEPEQDPGPRA, encoded by the coding sequence ATGGCGTCCCAGGGTCGTCGGCGGAGGCCGCCGCGGAGGCCGGGGACCGTGGTGCCTGGGGAGGCGGCTGAGACGGACTCCGAGCTCTCTGCGTCCTCGTCGGAGGAGGAGTTGTACTTGGGCCCTTCTGGCCCGACACGCGGCCGACCCACGGGGCTGAGGGTAGCCGGGGAGGCCGCAGAGACCGACTCGGACCCGGAGCCAGAGCCGACTGCTGCGCCGAAGGACCTGCCTCCGCTTGTGGTGCAGCGGGAGTCGGCGAGGGAGGCCTGGGCGGCCGAGGAAGCCCCGGCACCGGCCCCCGCGCGCTCGCTGTTGCAGCTCCGGCTGGCCGAGAGCCAGGCGCGGCTGGACCACAACGTGGCCGCTACTGTGAGCGGCGTGTACCGCCGTGCGGGTCGGGACGTGGCCGCTTTGGCCAGGAGACTGGCGGCCGCCCAGATGGCGGGATTGGCAGCCGCCCACAGCGTGCGCCTGGCGCGCGGGGACCTGTGCGCTCTGGCCGAGCGTTTGGACATCGTGGCTAGCTGCTGCCTGCTGCCGGATATCCGCGGTGTGCCGGGAACCGAGCCTGAGCAAGACCCAGGACCTCGGGCCTGA